In Gemmatimonadaceae bacterium, one DNA window encodes the following:
- the map gene encoding type I methionyl aminopeptidase yields MIQLKSVREIDRMAQGGAILAAARDVLEKAVKPGISTLELDRIAEDFIRSNPGAKPSFKGLYGFPGSICTSINNEIVHGIPSKKRVLREGDIVSIDIGVLFEGFHTDSATTVAVGEIPAESARLLDATRRALAAGVAAARFGNHIGDIGAAVQSVVESEGFSVAKDLVGHGIGESFHEEPQVPNFGKPQRGTRLVPGLTIAIEPMVNAGRADTRTMPDKWTIVTVDGSRSAHFEHTVAITENGPRVLTASASPRP; encoded by the coding sequence TTCTCGCCGCCGCGCGGGACGTTCTCGAGAAAGCCGTCAAGCCGGGAATCAGCACACTCGAGCTCGACCGGATCGCGGAGGATTTCATCCGCTCCAACCCCGGCGCGAAGCCGTCGTTCAAGGGGCTGTACGGGTTTCCCGGCAGCATCTGCACCTCGATCAACAACGAGATCGTGCACGGGATCCCGTCGAAGAAGCGCGTGCTGCGCGAGGGCGACATCGTGTCCATAGACATCGGCGTGCTGTTCGAGGGATTCCACACCGACTCGGCCACGACGGTCGCGGTGGGAGAGATACCGGCGGAGTCGGCGCGACTGCTCGACGCGACGCGGCGCGCGCTGGCGGCCGGCGTCGCCGCGGCCCGCTTCGGCAATCACATCGGCGACATCGGCGCGGCTGTGCAGAGCGTCGTCGAGAGCGAAGGTTTCTCAGTCGCGAAGGACCTCGTGGGACACGGCATCGGCGAGAGCTTCCACGAGGAGCCGCAGGTGCCGAACTTCGGCAAGCCGCAGCGCGGCACGCGGCTGGTGCCGGGACTCACGATCGCGATCGAGCCGATGGTGAACGCGGGCCGGGCGGACACGCGCACGATGCCGGACAAGTGGACGATCGTCACGGTGGACGGCTCGCGCTCGGCGCACTTCGAGCACACCGTCGCGATCACCGAGAACGGCCCGCGAGTGCTTACTGCGTCAGC